In a single window of the Globicephala melas chromosome 10, mGloMel1.2, whole genome shotgun sequence genome:
- the CCDC184 gene encoding coiled-coil domain-containing protein 184, with protein MEDGLMEIMTKDGGDMPAPLEVSTVPAVGDVISGEYNGGMKELMEHLKAQLQALFEDVRAMRGALDEQASHIQVLSDDVCANQRAIVSMCRIMTTAPRQGGLGVVGGKGSFPGAPQEPETPSLGIEDSGLLGRDPEEEEDDDSEEKEMPSSATPTSHCERPESPCAGLLGGDGPLVEPLDLPDITLLQLEGEASL; from the coding sequence ATGGAGGACGGTCTGATGGAGATCATGACCAAGGACGGCGGCGACATGCCGGCACCTCTGGAGGTGTCCACAGTGCCGGCCGTGGGGGACGTGATCTCCGGGGAGTACAACGGCGGCATGAAGGAGCTGATGGAGCACCTGAAGGCCCAGCTGCAGGCCCTGTTTGAGGACGTGAGGGCCATGCGGGGGGCCCTGGATGAGCAGGCCTCGCACATCCAGGTGCTCTCGGACGACGTGTGCGCCAACCAGCGAGCCATCGTCTCCATGTGCCGGATTATGACCACCGCGCCCCGCCAGGGTGGCCTGGGCGTGGTCGGCGGCAAGGGGAGCTTCCCGGGCGCCCCTCAAGAGCCGGAGACCCCTTCGCTTGGGATCGAGGACAGCGGTTTGCTGGGTCGCGAtcctgaggaggaggaggacgacgaTTCAGAAGAGAAGGAGATGCCCAGCTCCGCCACACCCACTAGTCACTGTGAGCGCCCCGAGAGCCCCTGTGCTGGCCTCCTTGGGGGGGACGGGCCACTTGTGGAGCCCCTCGACCTGCCCGACATTACCCTGCTGCAGCTGGAGGGAGAGGCCTCTCTGTGA